A single region of the Chitinophaga niabensis genome encodes:
- a CDS encoding DUF1772 domain-containing protein: MNSKWIELSLSITIFLSGLSGGIGFFTAMGGNPAMVKLSDRSFAEYWQQIDNFMGARMPVFGPLLLSSLMISTILLFKEWRSPSFWLMLSAFFVAVGDIAFTLNVNHPLNRLIQSWDLNNLPANVQQIKIKVIQAFNIRLLLMIGTFVLVVISVWSRKK; the protein is encoded by the coding sequence ATGAATAGCAAATGGATTGAGTTAAGCCTCAGCATCACCATTTTCTTATCCGGCCTTTCCGGAGGTATTGGATTTTTTACGGCCATGGGAGGCAACCCGGCTATGGTGAAACTAAGCGACCGCAGCTTTGCGGAATACTGGCAACAGATAGATAATTTCATGGGCGCGAGGATGCCTGTATTTGGCCCGCTCCTTTTAAGTTCCCTTATGATCAGCACCATCCTGCTCTTTAAAGAATGGCGGTCTCCCTCCTTCTGGCTGATGTTGTCTGCCTTTTTTGTTGCAGTAGGGGACATCGCATTCACCCTCAATGTAAATCACCCACTTAACAGGCTTATACAAAGCTGGGACCTGAATAACCTGCCTGCTAATGTGCAGCAGATAAAGATAAAAGTGATCCAGGCTTTTAACATCAGGCTCCTTCTGATGATCGGCACTTTTGTATTGGTGGTGATCTCTGTATGGTCAAGAAAAAAATAA
- a CDS encoding 3-keto-disaccharide hydrolase, translating to MRKEILVVSMSCLTLLGSAASVLAEGRSVSVTAQNPADSKDLIGRWDITIDQDGKPAPSWLEVKLSGNRTLVGYFVGVSGSARPVAKVNFDNGKFSFAIPPQWEGGNQDFVIEGALAGAGIEGTITTSEGKKYNWKGVKAPYLKRTAAPVWGKAINLFNGKDLAGWKALGKNQWEVKNGVLTSPHSGANLISEQTFNDFKLHVEFRYQKGSNSGVYLRGRHEVQIEDSPADAHPSSVLFSGVYGFLAPSEIAALGPDKWQSYDITLIGRMVTIVVNGKTVISNQEIPGITGGALDSNEGEPGPIYIQGDHGPIEFRKIVITPAK from the coding sequence ATGCGTAAAGAAATCCTTGTAGTGAGCATGAGTTGCTTAACCCTCCTGGGTTCGGCAGCGTCAGTACTGGCAGAGGGCAGATCGGTATCTGTTACAGCACAAAACCCTGCAGATTCCAAAGACCTCATAGGGCGTTGGGACATCACAATCGATCAGGATGGAAAACCAGCTCCCTCCTGGCTGGAAGTAAAACTTTCAGGCAACCGCACCCTGGTGGGTTATTTTGTAGGTGTTTCCGGAAGTGCCCGTCCTGTAGCGAAAGTGAATTTTGATAACGGTAAGTTCAGTTTCGCCATTCCGCCACAATGGGAAGGCGGTAACCAGGATTTTGTGATCGAAGGAGCATTAGCCGGCGCAGGCATCGAAGGTACCATTACTACCAGCGAAGGAAAGAAATACAACTGGAAAGGAGTGAAAGCCCCCTATCTGAAAAGAACTGCCGCACCGGTTTGGGGTAAAGCCATTAACTTATTCAATGGAAAAGACCTCGCAGGTTGGAAAGCATTGGGTAAGAATCAATGGGAAGTAAAGAATGGTGTACTCACCAGTCCTCATTCAGGCGCTAACCTCATCTCTGAGCAAACCTTTAACGACTTTAAATTACACGTAGAGTTCAGGTACCAGAAAGGAAGCAACAGCGGTGTTTATTTAAGAGGCCGTCATGAAGTGCAGATAGAAGATAGTCCTGCTGATGCACATCCTTCCAGCGTATTGTTCAGTGGCGTATACGGTTTCCTGGCCCCCAGCGAAATTGCAGCACTCGGTCCTGACAAATGGCAGAGCTATGATATCACCCTTATTGGCCGGATGGTAACGATTGTGGTGAATGGAAAAACCGTTATCAGTAACCAGGAGATCCCAGGGATTACAGGTGGAGCATTGGATAGCAACGAAGGAGAACCCGGACCTATCTACATACAGGGAGATCACGGTCCTATTGAATTCAGGAAGATAGTGATCACACCCGCTAAATAA
- a CDS encoding helix-turn-helix domain-containing protein has translation MKLAITDPKTGGDLLLLTDEQDFDRLFYTRDRLKKYFTIAWNCGEKQTVTIDGEEHDFKSHTIMPLMFDQSFYFERAADIIAWQFNREFYCIVDHDAEVSCVGFLFGMANPLFIHLDEEAQYKMQLLLDIFKEELRTKDNIQGEMLMVLLKRLIIMITKWARSEHIPDPRLHDERLDLFRKFNLLVEGSFRSEHSVNYYAQCLNKSPKTLANVFALYNQQTPLQVIQGRIIIEAKRLLYYTKKSVKQITYELGFEDPAYFSNFFRKHTALSPLEFRNKDGNGK, from the coding sequence ATGAAATTAGCCATTACAGACCCAAAAACCGGTGGCGACCTCCTGTTGCTGACAGATGAACAGGATTTTGACCGCCTTTTTTATACGCGCGACCGGCTGAAGAAGTATTTCACGATAGCCTGGAACTGCGGTGAAAAACAAACCGTTACCATAGACGGTGAAGAACACGATTTTAAGTCCCATACCATCATGCCCCTGATGTTCGACCAGTCCTTTTACTTTGAACGGGCGGCAGATATCATAGCCTGGCAGTTTAACCGTGAATTCTATTGCATTGTTGACCATGATGCAGAAGTAAGCTGTGTAGGGTTTTTATTCGGCATGGCCAATCCGTTATTTATACACCTGGATGAAGAGGCGCAGTATAAAATGCAGTTGCTGCTGGATATTTTCAAAGAAGAATTGAGAACGAAGGATAATATACAAGGTGAAATGCTGATGGTATTGCTAAAAAGACTGATCATTATGATCACAAAATGGGCAAGATCAGAGCATATCCCTGATCCCAGGTTACATGACGAGCGGCTGGACCTGTTCCGGAAGTTTAACTTACTGGTGGAGGGGAGCTTCCGCTCAGAGCATTCCGTGAATTACTATGCCCAATGTTTGAATAAGTCTCCTAAAACATTAGCCAATGTTTTTGCGTTATACAATCAGCAAACCCCATTACAGGTGATCCAGGGAAGGATCATCATAGAAGCTAAACGGTTATTATACTATACCAAAAAGTCCGTGAAGCAGATCACCTACGAGCTGGGTTTCGAAGATCCGGCCTATTTCAGCAACTTTTTCAGGAAACATACGGCTTTATCCCCCCTCGAATTCAGGAACAAGGATGGGAACGGGAAATAA
- a CDS encoding cupin domain-containing protein, with protein MQRTIINPIYKDTVTFLKTSAETGHEFSLGELTLLPGGGNPPHYHTAFTETFIAVKGILGLRLRHEEIYLEPGEEYTVPIGEVHNFFNPGTEEITFHIKFSPGHEGMEHALRIAYGLATDGRTDKKGMPKSLIAAALIMDMGNSYPSGFFSVLRPLLSYLAKKAKRKGVDKALILKYCK; from the coding sequence ATGCAACGAACGATCATTAACCCCATTTACAAGGACACCGTCACGTTCCTTAAAACATCAGCAGAAACCGGCCACGAATTCTCACTGGGAGAACTGACATTATTGCCCGGAGGCGGGAACCCGCCACATTACCATACGGCATTCACAGAAACGTTCATTGCCGTAAAAGGCATCCTGGGATTACGGCTGCGTCATGAAGAGATCTACCTGGAACCGGGAGAAGAATATACGGTACCCATCGGAGAAGTACATAATTTTTTCAATCCAGGTACAGAGGAGATCACTTTCCATATAAAGTTCAGCCCGGGGCATGAAGGAATGGAACATGCGTTGCGGATTGCCTATGGACTGGCAACAGATGGGCGGACCGATAAAAAAGGAATGCCTAAAAGCCTGATAGCAGCTGCTTTGATCATGGATATGGGAAACTCATATCCAAGTGGGTTCTTTTCTGTGCTTAGGCCTCTGCTCTCCTATCTGGCTAAAAAAGCAAAGCGGAAAGGAGTTGACAAAGCATTGATCCTTAAATACTGTAAATAA
- a CDS encoding ABC transporter ATP-binding protein — protein sequence MKKANGKDHAHKKPPGLMGLVKPYKKLIILLILLAILSNGLNLVIPKIISHGIDAIEKGQLTLRTIIIQFSLTGIFVFIFAWLQSLVQTYASELVARDLRTRLSERISRQSYAYIQETNPSRLLTNFTADIDSIKMFVSMAIVSIASSLFIIIGASILLFTIDWALALVVLMIIPMIGTAFYLILKKVRGLYMKGREAIDWLNRVITESILGAALIRVLNAQQPEYDKFMVASKDARNIGLSIMRLFSLLIPVIWFSASMATLSILALGGHFVITGTMSLGDLAAFNGYLSMLIFPIILIGFMSNVIAQAGASYQRIQSILSTPDPVEPGTLTDTLKGDIALENISLQYGQKFVLKDVSFSIKAGSRTAIIGPTAAGKTQLLYLLTNLVKPGSGRITYDGRDINEYKKETLHQQVGLVFQDSIIFNISLRENIAFNENVTEEAMDKAIETAALKNFVLSLPEQLNTIVSERGTSLSGGQKQRIMLARALAIQPKILLLDDFTARVDKNTEQHILENVARNYPGITLLSVTQKIADVEQYDQIILLMEGELVAKGTHPELMQTCPEYVQIYQSQRSTSHYELQPE from the coding sequence ATGAAAAAAGCTAACGGAAAAGACCATGCCCACAAAAAGCCTCCCGGGCTGATGGGGCTTGTGAAGCCATATAAAAAGCTGATCATACTCCTTATTCTATTGGCCATACTCAGCAATGGTCTGAACCTGGTGATCCCAAAGATCATTTCTCATGGCATAGATGCTATAGAAAAAGGGCAGCTGACGCTGAGAACGATCATCATTCAATTCTCGCTGACAGGGATCTTTGTGTTCATCTTTGCCTGGCTGCAAAGCCTGGTGCAAACCTATGCTTCAGAGCTGGTAGCCAGGGACCTGCGTACCCGGCTGAGTGAACGGATCTCCCGGCAGAGTTATGCCTACATACAGGAAACCAATCCTTCCCGTTTGCTGACGAACTTCACGGCAGATATAGATTCCATCAAGATGTTCGTATCGATGGCCATTGTGTCCATCGCTTCTTCCCTGTTCATTATCATTGGTGCCAGTATATTGTTGTTTACGATAGACTGGGCACTGGCACTGGTTGTATTGATGATCATTCCCATGATCGGTACGGCATTTTACCTGATCCTGAAAAAAGTAAGGGGCCTGTATATGAAAGGGCGTGAAGCAATAGACTGGCTGAACAGGGTGATCACAGAAAGTATACTGGGAGCAGCGCTCATAAGGGTATTGAATGCACAGCAGCCGGAGTACGACAAATTCATGGTAGCGAGCAAGGATGCACGAAACATAGGTCTTTCCATTATGCGCCTGTTTTCGTTACTGATACCGGTGATCTGGTTTTCAGCGAGTATGGCTACCCTGTCTATCCTGGCACTGGGTGGTCACTTTGTGATCACGGGTACTATGAGCCTGGGTGACCTTGCTGCATTTAACGGTTATTTATCCATGCTCATTTTCCCGATCATATTAATTGGTTTCATGAGCAATGTGATTGCACAGGCGGGCGCTTCTTATCAACGTATACAAAGTATACTGTCCACACCAGACCCTGTTGAACCGGGTACGCTTACAGATACACTCAAAGGAGATATTGCCCTGGAGAACATTTCTCTTCAGTATGGGCAAAAGTTTGTGCTGAAAGATGTTTCCTTTTCCATCAAGGCCGGATCAAGAACGGCGATCATTGGTCCTACTGCAGCCGGTAAAACACAATTACTGTATCTGCTCACCAACCTGGTGAAACCAGGTTCCGGCAGGATCACTTATGACGGCAGGGATATCAACGAATACAAGAAAGAAACATTACATCAGCAGGTAGGGCTGGTATTCCAGGACAGCATCATTTTCAATATCAGCCTGCGGGAGAACATCGCGTTTAATGAAAACGTTACGGAAGAAGCGATGGATAAGGCGATCGAAACAGCCGCACTGAAAAATTTTGTACTATCCCTTCCTGAACAATTGAACACGATCGTTTCTGAACGGGGTACCAGTCTTTCCGGTGGACAGAAGCAACGCATTATGCTGGCACGGGCACTGGCCATTCAACCGAAAATATTATTGCTGGACGATTTCACGGCCAGGGTGGATAAAAACACAGAACAACATATCCTGGAAAATGTAGCACGTAATTACCCCGGGATCACGTTGCTTTCTGTTACACAAAAGATCGCGGATGTAGAGCAGTATGATCAGATCATATTGCTGATGGAAGGAGAACTGGTGGCTAAAGGCACACATCCCGAACTGATGCAAACCTGCCCTGAATATGTGCAGATCTATCAATCACAACGCAGTACAAGCCATTATGAATTACAACCTGAATAA
- a CDS encoding helix-turn-helix transcriptional regulator: MHTPLSLARRTNNIIAYVTNPARLEQEDIHEEIMHTLQNLQKIFPSWVICTCRFMHQGFFYVSDNARELLGVDTASLANALEVEAYFSRMHHADIEDYSRGLQVVSEIYQEEDPEERHKLRFVFNYRMRHPDGRYIHLHDEKAMLRIRDNLSLYYMLLRDISHETPFTGVKMTCYKEGKKLSGFNASAEAASQLSPREHELLPLMKQGFSTKEIAGILGISHNTVRNMRQKLFQKFQVNNAIELLNRSAVMDAQGFPST, from the coding sequence ATGCATACCCCACTTTCTCTCGCAAGGAGAACAAACAACATTATTGCATATGTGACAAACCCTGCTCGTTTGGAGCAGGAAGACATTCATGAGGAGATCATGCATACCCTTCAGAACCTTCAGAAGATCTTCCCCAGCTGGGTGATCTGTACCTGCAGGTTCATGCACCAGGGCTTTTTCTATGTAAGCGATAACGCCCGCGAGCTGCTTGGTGTGGACACGGCATCGCTGGCAAACGCTTTGGAGGTAGAGGCATATTTCAGCCGCATGCACCATGCAGATATCGAAGATTATAGCAGAGGCCTCCAGGTTGTAAGTGAAATATACCAGGAGGAAGATCCGGAGGAGCGCCATAAACTTCGTTTCGTATTTAACTACCGGATGCGTCACCCGGACGGCAGATATATTCATCTGCATGATGAAAAGGCCATGCTTCGCATCAGGGATAATTTGAGCCTCTACTATATGTTGCTTCGTGATATCAGTCACGAAACACCTTTTACAGGCGTTAAAATGACCTGTTATAAGGAAGGGAAAAAGCTGAGCGGATTTAACGCATCTGCCGAAGCAGCCAGCCAGCTTTCTCCAAGAGAGCATGAACTATTGCCGCTGATGAAACAGGGGTTTTCTACCAAAGAGATCGCAGGAATACTGGGTATCAGCCACAACACAGTTCGCAACATGAGGCAGAAGTTGTTTCAGAAGTTCCAGGTGAACAATGCCATTGAGCTCCTGAACAGATCTGCTGTTATGGATGCCCAAGGCTTCCCTTCAACTTAA
- a CDS encoding alpha/beta hydrolase, with protein MKNILKNGIFATLTILFSILASATITKAQAVKNVVLVHGAFADGSGWKPLYNVLVKKGYNVTIVQNPLSSLEDDVAATNLVLDKQDGPVILVGHSWGGAVITEAGNHPKVAGLVYVAAFQPDKGETALQWLQTAPPAPENGVLAPDDKGIVYYDKAKYHAGFCADIPKADADFMYASQGAFYAKGFATPITKAAWKDKPTYGIIATEDKSIAPEIQRNMYKRSNTKVTEVKGSHVIYISQPAAVAKVVIAAATNSK; from the coding sequence ATGAAAAACATATTAAAGAACGGCATTTTCGCCACCCTGACTATCTTATTCTCTATTCTTGCTTCTGCAACTATCACTAAAGCACAAGCCGTAAAAAATGTAGTATTGGTACATGGAGCATTTGCCGATGGCTCCGGATGGAAACCCCTTTATAATGTACTGGTCAAAAAAGGGTACAATGTAACCATCGTACAGAATCCATTAAGTTCCCTCGAAGATGATGTGGCCGCAACGAACCTGGTATTGGATAAGCAGGATGGACCGGTTATACTGGTAGGCCATTCATGGGGCGGTGCTGTAATTACCGAAGCCGGCAATCACCCTAAAGTGGCAGGCCTGGTTTATGTAGCCGCTTTTCAGCCTGACAAAGGTGAAACTGCATTACAGTGGTTGCAAACAGCCCCTCCGGCTCCTGAAAATGGCGTACTGGCCCCAGACGATAAAGGCATTGTTTACTATGATAAAGCTAAGTACCATGCAGGTTTCTGTGCAGATATCCCTAAAGCAGATGCTGATTTTATGTATGCCTCCCAGGGTGCTTTTTATGCAAAAGGTTTTGCTACCCCTATTACTAAAGCCGCCTGGAAAGACAAACCTACCTATGGTATAATAGCTACGGAAGATAAAAGTATCGCCCCTGAAATTCAACGTAACATGTACAAAAGGTCCAATACAAAGGTAACAGAGGTAAAGGGCAGCCATGTGATCTATATATCCCAACCGGCCGCAGTGGCGAAAGTAGTAATAGCAGCCGCCACTAATAGCAAGTAA
- a CDS encoding prolyl oligopeptidase family serine peptidase: MMKRFFIVVAWVLPCAVVSAQYKYPATKQVAVTDNYFGTTIADPYRWLEDMGHAETQQWFKAQGALTHQWLDSITGRAALREEILQLYNLSRPGRLTSNAEIYERSNRFFYKKENPELPVPVICYRDGRNGTEKLLVDPGTFSMGKSIEVTFFLPSDDGKKLAFGLCENGKELSAIRIIEVETQKLFPEVLYPSWFGISRWTNDNKGFLYTRNISDNVNDSNMLLHTKVFYHTIGTDESRDREIFSKATAPGIDLEPRDILWMDISDDNRYMIAYAGSVLDEFKSFIAPVSEMFKSQIHWKQVTKIEDGIKSIHLKGDQIFFLSHQNADNFRVMQTSVTIPDVQHAKVIIPENTQPLEKVSMSKDHLLLTYSDGVNNTLRRYDIASGKLSAIPLPLKGTINVTLTNPLRNDCIVEISSWVMPPTKFDIDEQVRLSRSSFETGTPIPGSEDIIVEEVNAEGHDGVLIPLSIFYRKDVRKNGTAPCLVSGYGSYGISTRPFFHPAFIAMVNKGMVVAIAHVRGGGEKGNTWRQAGFKNTKPNTWKDLISCTEYLIDKKYTSSKRIAAHGASAGGITVGRAITERPDLFAAGISEVGLNNMLRAELAPNGPNNAREFGTIKDSTEYLGLLEMDSYHHVKKGVAYPAVLTTVGMNDPRVAAWETAKFAAALQQSSTSGKPVLLSVNYRAGHRTEDKVIAAERYTDVIAFALWQCGHPDFKLKGSLGHP, from the coding sequence ATGATGAAACGTTTTTTTATTGTAGTAGCCTGGGTGCTTCCCTGCGCTGTTGTTAGTGCCCAATACAAATACCCCGCTACCAAACAGGTAGCAGTAACTGATAATTATTTCGGTACAACGATCGCAGATCCTTACCGCTGGCTGGAAGATATGGGCCATGCGGAAACACAGCAATGGTTTAAAGCGCAGGGTGCGCTCACGCATCAATGGCTGGATAGCATAACAGGAAGAGCTGCATTGCGGGAAGAGATATTGCAATTGTATAACCTGTCCAGACCCGGCAGATTAACGAGTAATGCAGAGATCTATGAAAGGAGCAACCGCTTCTTTTACAAAAAGGAAAACCCGGAATTACCCGTACCTGTGATCTGTTACCGGGATGGCCGAAATGGAACAGAAAAGCTCCTGGTTGATCCGGGTACCTTCTCCATGGGAAAAAGTATAGAGGTTACGTTCTTCCTTCCATCGGATGATGGGAAGAAACTGGCCTTCGGTTTATGTGAGAATGGAAAAGAATTATCTGCAATCCGGATCATTGAAGTGGAGACGCAAAAACTCTTTCCCGAAGTGCTGTATCCATCCTGGTTCGGCATATCCCGCTGGACGAATGATAATAAGGGGTTCCTCTACACCAGGAATATCAGCGATAATGTGAATGACAGTAATATGCTGCTTCACACAAAAGTGTTCTATCACACCATAGGAACAGATGAAAGCAGGGACCGGGAGATCTTCTCAAAAGCCACCGCTCCGGGTATAGACCTTGAGCCACGGGATATACTGTGGATGGATATTTCGGATGATAACAGGTATATGATCGCTTATGCGGGCTCTGTGCTGGATGAATTTAAATCATTCATTGCGCCTGTATCTGAAATGTTCAAATCGCAGATACACTGGAAACAGGTTACAAAGATCGAAGATGGCATTAAAAGTATCCACCTCAAAGGAGATCAGATCTTTTTCCTATCCCATCAGAACGCAGATAATTTCAGGGTAATGCAAACAAGTGTTACAATCCCTGATGTGCAGCATGCAAAAGTGATCATACCGGAAAACACACAACCGCTGGAAAAGGTAAGCATGAGCAAAGATCATCTGCTGCTCACTTATTCGGATGGTGTAAACAATACTTTGCGGCGATATGATATAGCCAGCGGAAAACTATCTGCTATTCCCCTTCCCCTAAAAGGCACCATCAATGTAACACTTACCAATCCACTCAGGAACGATTGCATTGTAGAGATCTCCTCCTGGGTGATGCCTCCAACCAAATTTGACATAGATGAGCAGGTTCGTTTGAGCAGGAGCAGTTTTGAAACAGGCACTCCTATTCCCGGCAGTGAAGATATTATAGTGGAAGAAGTAAACGCTGAAGGGCATGATGGTGTTCTGATACCGCTCTCCATATTTTACAGGAAAGATGTAAGGAAAAACGGCACAGCCCCCTGCCTGGTCAGTGGATATGGGAGTTATGGCATCAGTACACGTCCTTTCTTTCATCCCGCCTTCATTGCCATGGTCAATAAAGGTATGGTGGTAGCCATTGCGCATGTACGTGGCGGGGGAGAAAAAGGGAATACCTGGCGACAGGCAGGATTTAAGAACACCAAACCTAATACATGGAAAGATCTTATCTCCTGCACGGAGTATCTTATTGATAAAAAATATACTTCTTCTAAACGGATAGCTGCACATGGCGCCAGCGCTGGTGGCATCACGGTTGGGCGTGCAATTACAGAACGGCCGGACCTTTTTGCAGCTGGTATCAGTGAAGTGGGATTGAATAATATGCTACGCGCTGAACTGGCTCCCAATGGCCCTAATAATGCAAGAGAATTTGGTACAATCAAAGACAGTACAGAATACCTGGGGCTATTGGAAATGGATAGTTACCATCATGTTAAAAAAGGAGTGGCGTACCCCGCTGTTCTTACTACAGTGGGCATGAACGATCCTCGGGTCGCAGCATGGGAAACGGCTAAGTTTGCTGCAGCATTGCAACAGTCATCCACATCCGGTAAACCAGTGTTGCTGTCTGTTAATTACAGGGCCGGGCACCGTACGGAGGATAAAGTGATCGCAGCGGAAAGGTATACGGATGTAATTGCATTTGCATTGTGGCAATGCGGGCATCCGGATTTTAAGTTGAAGGGAAGCCTTGGGCATCCATAA
- a CDS encoding ABC transporter ATP-binding protein, which translates to MCRSINHNAVQAIMNYNLNKPNNDPSKKPKSWAALKKLYQFLGAEQKNLLRAFLAVMVSSVLNLSGPVLAGYTIDHYIQNKQYSGVLVICGILLVMYLIAFGANYLQGRLMGSIGQRMLYNLRNAVFGKLQELPVAFFNQNKTGDLISRINNDTEKVNQFFSQSLIQFSSSIFMMVGAGIFLLSINFRLGAASLVPALLLLVFTRLISPWVRRRNADNMKSTGGLSSEIQESLNNFKVIIAFNRRDYFRKRFEEANVKNYKTAIGAGLANNIFMPVFGFSAHIAQMTVLVYGIYMISAGDFTVGLLISFLAYVTNFYNPIRQLAALWANFQVALAGWDRIAEILSMESNLETLPAAKSITGNGAVLSFQDVHFAYPDGKAVLHHVNLQLERGKTYAFVGPTGGGKTTTASLMARLYDPTQGTVLLHGKDLRTYEPSERSAKIGFILQEPFLFSGTIRDNILYGNEQYKDHSNEQLIAVLGESNLDSLLSRFENGLETPVLASGDAISLGQKQLIVFIRAILRKPELLILDEATANIDTVTEQLLENILKNLPAETTRVIIAHRLNTIENADEIYFVNAGEVQRAGSLDHAVNMLLHEKRES; encoded by the coding sequence ATGTGCAGATCTATCAATCACAACGCAGTACAAGCCATTATGAATTACAACCTGAATAAACCAAACAACGACCCTTCGAAGAAACCTAAGTCGTGGGCAGCGTTGAAAAAGCTTTACCAGTTCCTGGGTGCAGAGCAGAAAAACCTGCTGCGTGCATTCCTGGCTGTGATGGTGAGTTCAGTGCTAAACCTTTCAGGCCCCGTACTCGCAGGGTATACGATCGACCATTACATTCAGAACAAACAATACTCCGGGGTACTGGTGATCTGTGGCATCTTGCTGGTGATGTACCTCATCGCATTCGGCGCCAATTACCTGCAGGGCAGATTGATGGGCAGTATTGGCCAGCGCATGTTATACAATCTGCGCAACGCCGTTTTCGGAAAATTGCAGGAACTGCCTGTGGCTTTCTTTAACCAGAATAAAACCGGCGATCTAATTTCCCGCATCAATAACGATACGGAAAAAGTGAACCAGTTCTTCTCGCAGTCGCTGATACAGTTTTCCAGCAGTATCTTTATGATGGTGGGTGCAGGTATCTTCCTGCTGTCTATCAATTTCCGTTTAGGTGCTGCGTCTTTAGTACCAGCATTACTACTTTTGGTTTTTACCCGGCTGATCTCTCCCTGGGTAAGACGCAGGAACGCAGATAATATGAAAAGCACCGGTGGCCTGAGTTCCGAGATACAGGAAAGCCTGAATAATTTCAAGGTGATCATTGCTTTCAACCGCCGCGACTATTTCAGGAAACGATTTGAAGAAGCGAACGTTAAGAACTATAAAACAGCCATTGGGGCAGGTTTGGCTAATAATATCTTTATGCCGGTGTTTGGGTTCTCTGCACATATTGCGCAAATGACCGTACTGGTCTATGGTATTTATATGATATCAGCAGGAGACTTCACTGTGGGGCTGCTGATCAGCTTCCTTGCTTATGTGACCAATTTCTACAACCCTATCCGTCAGCTGGCGGCCTTATGGGCCAACTTCCAGGTAGCGCTGGCTGGCTGGGACAGGATAGCGGAAATACTTTCCATGGAATCCAACCTGGAAACACTGCCTGCTGCTAAAAGCATTACCGGCAATGGCGCTGTACTATCCTTCCAGGATGTACATTTTGCTTACCCGGATGGAAAGGCCGTGCTGCATCATGTAAATCTTCAACTGGAACGCGGTAAAACTTATGCATTCGTAGGACCTACCGGTGGCGGTAAAACTACTACGGCCTCTTTAATGGCCAGGTTATATGATCCTACGCAGGGTACTGTATTACTGCATGGAAAAGACCTCCGTACCTATGAACCTTCAGAACGCAGTGCGAAGATAGGTTTCATTCTGCAGGAGCCTTTCCTCTTCAGTGGCACCATTCGCGATAATATCCTTTATGGCAATGAACAATATAAAGATCATTCTAATGAGCAACTGATTGCCGTGTTAGGGGAATCCAACCTGGACAGCCTGTTATCCCGTTTTGAAAATGGGTTGGAAACACCAGTGCTGGCCAGTGGCGATGCCATCAGCCTCGGACAGAAACAACTGATTGTTTTTATCCGTGCCATCCTGCGGAAACCAGAACTACTGATACTGGATGAAGCTACTGCCAACATTGATACAGTAACAGAACAATTACTGGAAAACATCCTAAAGAACCTGCCTGCAGAAACTACCCGTGTGATCATTGCACACCGGTTAAATACAATTGAGAATGCAGACGAGATCTATTTTGTAAATGCCGGTGAAGTACAACGGGCAGGATCTCTTGATCATGCAGTGAATATGCTGCTGCATGAAAAGCGGGAAAGCTGA